One window of Populus nigra chromosome 5, ddPopNigr1.1, whole genome shotgun sequence genomic DNA carries:
- the LOC133695138 gene encoding cellulose synthase A catalytic subunit 2 [UDP-forming]-like has translation MNTGGRLIAGSHNRNEFVLINADENARIKSVKELSGQVCQICGDEIEITVDGEPFVACNECAFPVCRPCYEYERREGNQACPQCKTRYKRLKGSPRVEGDEEEDDIDDLEHEFDYGNLDGLSPEQVAEAMLSSRINTGRASHSNTYGIPTQGELDSSPLSSKIPLLTYGEEDAEISSDRHALIVPPHTSHGNRVHPTSFSDPSIPSQPRPMVPKKDIAVYGYGSVAWKDRMEDWKKRQNDKLQVVKHEGGYDGGNFEGDELDDPDLPMMDEGRQPLSRKLPIPSSKINPYRMIIILRLVILGIFFHYRILHPVNDAYGLWLTSVICEIWFGVSWILDQFPKWYPIERETYLDRLSLRYEKEGKPSELASVDIFVSTVDPMKEPPLITANTVLSILAVDYPVDKVACYVSDDGAAMLTFEALSETSEFARKWVPFCKKFNIEPRAPEWYFSQKIDYLKNKVHPAFVRERRAMKREYEEFKVRINGLVSTAQKVPEDGWTMQDGTPWPGNNVRDHPGMIQVFLGQSGVRDVEGCELPRLVYVSREKRPGFEHHKKAGAMNSLVRVSAVLSNAPYLLNVDCDHYINNSRALREAMCFMMDPTSGKKVCYVQFPQRFDGIDRHDRYSNRNVVFFDINMKGLDGLQGPIYVGTGCVFRRQALYGYDAPVKKKPPGKTCNCLPKWCCLWCGSRKNKKSKPKKEKKKSKNREASKQIHALENIEGIEESTSEKSSETSQMKLEKKFGQSPVFVVSTLLENGGVPRDASPASLLREAIQVISCGYEDKTEWGKEVGWIYGSVTEDILTGFKMHCHGWRSVYCIPKRPAFKGSAPINLSDRLHQVLRWALGSVEIFFSRHCPIWYGYGGGLKWLERFSYINSVVYPWTSIPLLIYCTLPAICLLTGKFIVPEISNYASIVFIALFISIAATGILEMQWGGVGIDDWWRNEQFWVIGGVSSHLFALFQGLLKVLAGVSTNFTVTSKGADDGEFSELYIFKWTSLLIPPTTLLIMNIVGVVVGVSDAINNGYDSWGPLFGRLFFALWVILHLYPFLKGLLGKQDRMPTIILVWSILLASILTLLWVRVNPFVSRDGPVLELCGLNCD, from the exons ATGAATACCGGGGGCCGACTCATTGCCGGTTCTCACAACAGGAACGAGTTTGTCCTCATAAATGCGGATGAGAATGCAAGA ATTAAGTCAGTGAAAGAATTGAGTGGGCAAGTGTGTCAGATATGTGGGGACGAGATTGAAATCACAGTGGATGGAGAGCCATTTGTTGCGTGCAATGAATGTGCTTTCCCTGTGTGTCGCCCCTGCTATGAAtatgagagaagagagggaaatcAAGCTTGCCCTCAATGCAAGACCAGATACAAGCGCCTCAAAG GTAGTCCAAGGGTTGAGGGTGACgaggaagaagatgatataGATGATTTGGAACATGAGTTTGATTATGGAAACCTTGATGGTTTAAGCCCAGAACAAGTTGCAGAGGCAATGCTCTCTTCACGCATAAACACTGGCCGTGCTTCTCACTCTAATACATATGGAATTCCCACACAAGGGGAACTTGATTCATCTCCCCTCAGCTCTAAAATTCCTCTTTTAACTTATGGCGAGGAG GATGCCGAGATTTCTTCTGACCGACATGCACTTATTGTACCACCACACACGAGTCATGGAAATAGAGTTCATCCAACTTCATTTTCTGATCCATCTATACCTT CTCAACCAAGACCAATGGTTCCAAAGAAAGACATTGCAGTGTACGGGTATGGGAGTGTGGCATGGAAGGACAGAATGGAGGATTGGAAGAAAAGACAGAATGACAAACTTCAGGTTGTTAAGCATGAAGGAGGATATGATGGTGGAAACTTTGAAGGGGATGAACTGGATGATCCTGATTTGCCCAT GATGGATGAGGGCAGGCAGCCACTTTCAAGGAAGTTACCAATTCCCTCAAGCAAGATAAACCCATACAGAATGATAATCATCCTACGTCTTGTGATTCTTGGCATCTTTTTTCACTATAGAATTCTCCACCCAGTCAATGACGCATATGGTTTGTGGCTGACATCAGTAATATGTGAAATATGGTTCGGGGTATCATGGATTCTAGACCAGTTTCCAAAATGGTACCCTATAGAACGGGAAACATACCTTGATAGGCTATCACTGAG GTATGAAAAAGAAGGGAAACCATCTGAGTTAGCAAGTGTAGACATTTTTGTAAGTACAGTTGATCCTATGAAAGAACCTCCGCTGATCACTGCGAACACTGTTCTCTCTATTCTCGCGGTTGATTATCCTGTGGATAAAGTTGCATGCTATGTGTCAGACGATGGTGCCGCCATGCTTACATTTGAAGCTCTCTCCGAGACGTCTGAATTTGCTAGGAAGTGGGTTCCATTTTGCAAGAAATTTAACATCGAGCCCCGTGCCCCTGAGTGGTATTTTTCTCAGAAGATTgactatttgaaaaataaagttcatccaGCATTTGTCAGGGAAAGGCGTGCCATGAAG AGAGAATATGAAGAATTCAAAGTGAGGATAAATGGGTTGGTTTCCACAGCACAAAAGGTTCCGGAAGATGGTTGGACAATGCAAGATGGAACTCCATGGCCTGGAAACAATGTACGAGACCATCCTGGCATGATTCAG GTTTTCCTTGGTCAAAGTGGAGTTCGTGACGTGGAAGGATGCGAGTTACCTCGTCTGGTTTATGTTTCTCGTGAGAAGAGACCAGGGTTTGAACACCATAAGAAGGCTGGGGCCATGAATTCACTG GTGCGGGTCTCTGCAGTTCTGTCAAATGCCCCTTATCTTCTGAATGTTGATTGTGACcattatattaacaatagcAGAGCACTTAGAGAAGCCATGTGTTTCATGATGGATCCAACATCAGGGAAAAAAGTTTGTTATGTGCAGTTTCCTCAACGATTTGATGGCATTGATCGTCATGATAGATACTCGAATCGAAACGTTGTATTCTTTGAT ATAAATATGAAAGGATTAGATGGTTTACAAGGACCAATATATGTTGGAACTGGGTGTGTTTTTCGGAGGCAAGCACTTTATGGTTATGATGCACCTGTCAAGAAGAAGCCCCCTGGCAAGACTTGCAACTGTTTGCCAAAATGGTGCTGTCTATGGTGTGGGtctagaaaaaacaagaaatcgaagccaaaaaaggagaagaagaagtcaAAGAACAGGGAAGCATCAAAGCAGATACATGCCCttgaaaatattgaaggaatcgAAG AATCAACTTCTGAAAAATCTTCTGAAACATCCCAAATGAAGCTGGAAAAGAAGTTTGGGCAATCTCCAGTGTTTGTAGTTTCCACTCTTCTGGAGAATGGTGGAGTTCCTCGGGATGCATCTCCTGCATCACTGTTGAGAGAAGCCATCCAAGTTATCAGCTGTGGTTATGAAGATAAAACAGAATGGGGAAAGGAA GTTGGCTGGATATATGGCTCTGTTACAGAAGATATCTTGACAGGATTCAAGATGCACTGCCATGGATGGCGGTCTGTCTACTGCATACCTAAGCGGCCTGCATTCAAGGGATCAGCTCCAATTAACCTGTCAGATCGTCTACACCAGGTTCTTCGGTGGGCCCTCGGTTCTGTTGAGATTTTCTTCAGTAGACACTGTCCAATTTGGTATGGTTATGGGGGTGGATTGAAGTGGTTGGAACGATTTTCCTACATAAACTCAGTTGTGTATCCTTGGACATCCATTCCCTTGCTTATCTACTGTACACTACCAGCTATATGCCTTCTCACTGGGAAATTCATTGTTCCTGAG ATTAGTAATTATGCCAGTATCGTGTTCATAGCCCTCTTCATATCTATAGCTGCAACTGGTATCCTCGAGATGCAGTGGGGTGGTGTCGGGATAGATGACTGGTGGAGAAATGAACAATTTTGGGTGATAGGAGGTGTTTCATCACACCTGTTTGCTCTCTTCCAGGGTTTGCTCAAGGTTTTGGCTGGTGTTAGTACAAACTTCACTGTTACATCAAAAGGAGCAGACGATGGAGAATTCTCAGAGCTATACATATTCAAGTGGACATCACTGTTGATCCCTCCTACAACGTTGTTGATCATGAACATAGTTGGCGTTGTGGTTGGGGTCTCGGACGCCATCAACAATGGGTATGATTCATGGGGTCCATTGTTTGGGAGGCTATTTTTTGCCTTATGGGTCATCCTCCACCTCTACCCCTTCCTCAAAGGGCTTCTTGGGAAACAAGATCGCATGCCCACCATCATTTTGGTATGGTCAATTCTACTGGCTTCAATCCTAACTCTCTTGTGGGTTCGTGTAAACCCATTTGTGTCAAGAGATGGTCCTGTCTTGGAACTGTGTGGATTGAACTGTGATTAG